In Limosilactobacillus sp. WILCCON 0051, a single window of DNA contains:
- a CDS encoding tetratricopeptide repeat protein: MSNQEINREEQKKQTQKLVHRLVTAIDEEPDKFNNYYDLGALLTRLNDFEQAEELFMKALGIFEKKKDAKAVNLLNYGLGNVYYSVGKINEAIKQYNKIDDAKLKADSYLMLAQSYMKQKNYQQAVAYGLTAHDLRPQDPEINQAIGDSLLALGEFKQAKNYYDLILKRHPGRADTQFNRGLVAMVLGEPYQDYLNQSQQLDPDYYAQSEKRISDIEHFLQKQSGQDK, encoded by the coding sequence ATGAGCAACCAAGAAATCAATCGCGAAGAACAGAAAAAACAGACTCAAAAGCTGGTTCACCGCTTGGTAACGGCAATCGATGAAGAACCAGACAAATTCAACAATTACTATGACCTGGGTGCACTCTTGACGCGTCTTAACGACTTTGAGCAGGCAGAAGAACTGTTTATGAAGGCTTTGGGCATCTTTGAAAAGAAAAAGGATGCCAAAGCCGTCAACCTGTTAAACTATGGTTTGGGTAACGTCTATTACTCAGTCGGCAAGATCAATGAGGCTATCAAGCAGTACAATAAAATCGATGATGCCAAGCTAAAGGCCGATTCTTATTTGATGCTTGCGCAAAGCTACATGAAGCAGAAAAACTACCAGCAGGCGGTAGCATATGGTTTGACGGCTCATGATCTGCGTCCGCAAGATCCTGAAATCAACCAGGCAATTGGGGATTCATTATTGGCGCTGGGCGAGTTCAAACAGGCTAAAAACTACTATGACCTGATTTTAAAGCGTCACCCAGGCCGTGCAGATACGCAGTTCAACCGAGGACTGGTGGCAATGGTCTTAGGCGAGCCTTACCAGGATTACCTGAATCAATCACAGCAGCTTGATCCAGACTATTATGCACAAAGCGAAAAACGTATTTCAGATATTGAGCATTTTTTGCAAAAGCAATCTGGTCAAGATAAATGA
- a CDS encoding ATP-dependent RecD-like DNA helicase, with the protein MAKSKSASAKESLRGTVNFIKFAKEEGPRAFRICVVDVEEASFPWSEMEITVKGPLGDIKKHQMYEFTGRLVDNANYGRQFEAAGCQIALPQSEDELTGTLNQAGIAVTDAAEISHRLFKKFGKKAVAKTVDDPKRLEKIKISNEADRKLAADYFNARHDEHQMNDELVEWLAKLGFKDRLSERIINKYGADTMKIVKENPYQLVLDIDRIGFGRADFAAGVLGVAPDDPRRIAAALLEVLNQETMNQGATYVSQKTLIARAMGQLGNVSDPVLFENELAELIKTHQLQAEDAEHIYPRFLYNSEWLIAEHLHRILFTEAKVDEKRVDEAVQTAERAARIDYDQQQKKAIKMALESKVLLLTGGPGTGKTTIIRGIVNSFAQLHGVDDEEIILAAPTGRAAQQMAAATKMPASTIHHLLGLTGQETPSKMTASRLKGSLLIVDEMSMVDTLLFKTLVAAIPQTMHVVLVGDQDQLPSVGPGQVFRDLLSFDQLPQVRLTQIHRQSAKSTIIPLSKSINDGQVPTDLFKQALPDRSFIPTDAQNAGRFINQLMDWGLSQPGCDLMNVQVLIPMHKGIAGIDQQNRNLQDHLNPASPNRQEVKFGETVFRKGDKVIQTVNDPSNNVYNGDMGIIAAIEGGDNAPQTKAAKKPLKVTVRFNNDNEVSYNRKELANLQLAYCVTIHKSQGSQFKMVILLMLANYRLMYQRNLLYTGVTRATDFLLLLGQPEAFQDCIQQPPLARHTMLPDRLLKVWQRPDFYRAPEPVSDDEGINLFANVPKAEAIDFLKHHHQNSDLQTQPQSAAQLPDRLTARLIEQEAIDPMIGMQNVTPNDD; encoded by the coding sequence ATGGCCAAGAGTAAAAGCGCATCAGCTAAAGAGAGTCTGCGGGGGACGGTTAATTTTATCAAGTTTGCTAAAGAAGAAGGCCCCAGAGCTTTTCGTATCTGCGTAGTTGATGTAGAAGAGGCCAGTTTTCCCTGGTCAGAAATGGAGATTACGGTCAAGGGACCACTGGGAGACATAAAAAAACACCAAATGTATGAATTTACCGGTCGGCTGGTTGATAATGCCAATTATGGCCGGCAATTCGAAGCTGCGGGATGTCAGATTGCCCTACCACAGTCAGAAGATGAGCTGACTGGAACCTTAAATCAGGCTGGGATTGCGGTTACGGATGCAGCCGAGATCAGCCACCGCCTGTTTAAGAAGTTTGGCAAAAAAGCGGTCGCCAAAACCGTTGATGATCCCAAGCGACTAGAGAAGATCAAGATTTCTAACGAGGCTGATCGCAAGCTGGCTGCTGATTATTTTAATGCCCGCCATGATGAGCATCAAATGAATGATGAGCTTGTGGAATGGCTGGCCAAACTCGGCTTTAAGGATCGTCTCAGTGAGCGGATCATTAATAAGTACGGTGCTGATACGATGAAGATCGTCAAGGAGAATCCCTATCAACTGGTTTTGGATATCGATCGCATTGGTTTTGGTCGAGCGGACTTTGCTGCAGGGGTCTTGGGAGTTGCACCAGATGATCCGCGGCGAATTGCGGCAGCCTTATTGGAAGTCTTAAATCAAGAAACCATGAATCAAGGTGCTACCTATGTCAGTCAAAAGACGCTGATCGCGCGTGCAATGGGGCAGCTGGGCAACGTTTCCGATCCAGTATTGTTTGAAAACGAGCTGGCTGAGCTGATTAAAACCCATCAACTGCAGGCTGAGGATGCCGAACATATCTATCCACGCTTCTTGTATAATTCCGAATGGCTGATTGCTGAGCATCTGCATCGGATTTTATTTACTGAAGCCAAAGTTGATGAAAAACGGGTTGATGAGGCCGTCCAGACTGCAGAAAGAGCAGCCCGGATCGATTATGACCAGCAGCAGAAAAAAGCGATCAAAATGGCGCTTGAATCCAAGGTGCTTTTACTTACTGGAGGACCAGGAACGGGGAAGACGACCATTATTCGGGGAATCGTTAACAGCTTTGCTCAGCTGCATGGTGTCGATGATGAAGAAATCATTTTAGCGGCGCCAACCGGTCGAGCTGCCCAGCAAATGGCGGCTGCAACCAAGATGCCAGCCAGCACCATTCACCATCTGCTGGGACTGACCGGTCAAGAAACGCCATCTAAAATGACGGCCAGTCGCTTGAAAGGCAGTCTGCTGATCGTTGACGAGATGTCGATGGTTGACACATTGCTTTTTAAGACTTTAGTTGCCGCAATTCCTCAAACGATGCACGTGGTTTTGGTTGGCGATCAGGATCAATTGCCTTCAGTTGGACCCGGGCAGGTTTTTCGGGATCTTTTAAGCTTTGACCAACTGCCGCAGGTTCGCTTGACGCAGATTCATCGTCAGTCAGCCAAGTCAACGATCATTCCGCTGTCGAAAAGCATCAATGACGGCCAGGTACCAACAGATTTGTTTAAGCAGGCCTTGCCGGATCGTTCGTTTATTCCAACCGATGCTCAAAATGCTGGTCGGTTTATCAATCAGCTGATGGATTGGGGACTAAGCCAGCCGGGATGCGATCTAATGAACGTGCAGGTCTTGATCCCAATGCATAAGGGAATTGCCGGTATTGATCAGCAAAACCGCAATCTACAGGATCATTTGAATCCCGCCAGTCCAAATCGGCAGGAGGTTAAATTTGGTGAGACTGTTTTTCGTAAAGGCGATAAGGTAATTCAAACCGTCAACGATCCAAGCAACAACGTCTATAATGGCGACATGGGAATCATTGCCGCGATTGAAGGAGGCGACAATGCTCCGCAGACCAAAGCAGCCAAAAAGCCGCTCAAGGTAACCGTCCGTTTCAACAATGACAACGAGGTTAGCTATAATCGCAAAGAACTGGCCAATCTACAGCTGGCGTACTGTGTAACGATTCATAAATCACAGGGGAGTCAGTTTAAAATGGTGATCCTATTGATGCTGGCCAACTACCGCTTGATGTATCAGCGTAATCTGCTGTATACGGGAGTCACACGGGCGACTGACTTTTTACTGCTGCTTGGCCAGCCAGAAGCTTTTCAGGACTGCATCCAGCAGCCGCCCTTGGCTCGACATACAATGCTGCCTGACCGCCTGCTCAAGGTTTGGCAGCGGCCAGACTTTTATCGGGCACCTGAACCGGTCAGTGATGATGAGGGAATCAATCTGTTTGCCAACGTTCCTAAAGCAGAAGCAATTGATTTTTTAAAGCATCATCACCAAAACAGCGATCTTCAGACCCAGCCGCAGTCAGCCGCACAGTTGCCTGATCGTTTGACTGCGCGGCTGATTGAACAAGAGGCGATTGACCCGATGATCGGAATGCAAAACGTTACGCCTAATGATGATTAA
- a CDS encoding ribose-phosphate pyrophosphokinase, producing the protein MSKIENAENVRLFALNSNQPLARRLSEKLGLPLSDATITHFADGEISITINESVRGREVYVLQSVSQPVNTNLMELLIMVDALRRASAAKINVIMPYYGYARQDRKARSREPITAKLIANLLEMDQIDRLIAIDFHAPQLQGFFDIPVDHLQAAPILASYFAQSDLDLENTVIVAPDHAGVTLARRFAEFLGTPIAIIDNRNLEQQRGAKTTETPTSIIGDVANKTALVVDDIVDTGVRVANSAELLKSCGAKEVYGVATHAVLSKGAVERIQNSAVKNMVVTDTIDLPAEKRIDKLVRLSIADLLAGAVASIHNHESIHYLYNMPEVKPVED; encoded by the coding sequence ATGAGCAAGATTGAAAATGCAGAAAACGTTCGTCTGTTTGCACTGAACTCCAATCAGCCACTGGCACGGCGATTGTCTGAAAAATTGGGATTACCGCTGTCGGATGCTACGATTACGCACTTTGCGGATGGTGAAATCTCGATTACCATCAATGAAAGCGTTCGTGGTCGTGAAGTATATGTTTTGCAATCCGTTTCTCAGCCGGTCAACACCAATCTGATGGAGCTTTTGATCATGGTCGATGCCTTGCGGCGGGCCAGTGCGGCAAAAATCAACGTGATCATGCCTTACTATGGCTATGCTCGTCAAGATCGAAAAGCCCGCAGTCGGGAACCGATCACGGCCAAGCTGATTGCCAATTTGTTGGAGATGGATCAGATTGACCGCTTGATTGCGATTGACTTCCATGCACCACAGCTGCAAGGCTTCTTTGACATTCCGGTTGATCACCTGCAGGCTGCACCAATTTTGGCTTCCTACTTTGCGCAAAGTGATCTTGACTTGGAAAATACGGTCATTGTAGCGCCGGATCATGCTGGGGTTACGTTGGCACGGCGCTTTGCTGAATTTTTGGGGACGCCGATTGCCATTATTGATAATCGTAATCTTGAACAGCAGCGTGGCGCCAAGACTACGGAAACGCCAACCTCAATCATTGGGGACGTTGCCAATAAGACGGCCCTGGTAGTTGACGACATCGTTGATACCGGCGTCCGAGTTGCCAACTCAGCAGAACTGCTCAAGAGCTGTGGCGCCAAAGAGGTCTATGGCGTTGCCACGCATGCAGTCTTATCAAAAGGTGCCGTTGAACGGATTCAAAACTCGGCCGTTAAAAATATGGTGGTTACCGATACGATCGATCTGCCGGCAGAAAAACGGATCGATAAGCTGGTGCGGCTGTCGATTGCTGATCTATTAGCCGGCGCCGTTGCAAGCATTCATAATCACGAATCGATTCACTATCTCTACAACATGCCGGAAGTTAAACCGGTTGAAGACTAA
- a CDS encoding transcriptional regulator Spx, which produces MVNLYFHTNDPSKRKAVQWFAKHDIALTQRNIEKEPLSAAEIQQLLTISLNGTDDLVSQRSRETKALKIDPDQMTLNELTAAIQKSPHILKNPIIFSENKLITGFDKEKMGLFISKQQRRIELKRLLQSFATPSPQAKPA; this is translated from the coding sequence ATGGTTAATCTGTATTTTCATACTAATGATCCTTCCAAGCGCAAAGCCGTTCAATGGTTTGCCAAGCATGATATCGCGTTGACGCAGCGCAACATTGAGAAAGAACCATTGAGCGCAGCCGAAATTCAGCAGCTGCTGACGATTTCTTTAAATGGCACCGATGACTTGGTATCTCAGCGCTCTCGTGAAACCAAGGCCTTAAAGATTGATCCCGATCAAATGACACTCAACGAATTAACCGCGGCCATTCAAAAAAGTCCGCATATCTTAAAAAACCCGATTATTTTTAGTGAGAATAAGCTGATTACGGGCTTCGACAAGGAAAAAATGGGACTCTTTATCTCCAAACAGCAGCGGCGCATCGAGTTAAAACGACTTCTGCAAAGTTTCGCCACGCCAAGTCCGCAGGCTAAACCGGCTTAG
- a CDS encoding LysM peptidoglycan-binding domain-containing protein: protein MVKRIKAQHQRHGRQWLLGTVSALSLLATAHAKADQVTVKDGDTVWDLANQYQTSVKAIEDANPHVKKISSSVDLIYAGQQLELSKNSTVSQASAVDSDSYTVKSGDTLSQISERLHVSLADLVSWNHLSNPDQLVIGQQLIVKGTAAASQTPASTSAAEKSNTAVSVPATTNASSVSQAVVQTAPVASAETTASDSAVSINNAASQTSQADEPAAASSQAPAVTSAQNLNSSAEQSSTAESSETVSAESAAADTVSADPVSSFDDQSAATAAASSASETAPVEQTAASSTATTAAAISSADADSESASAEQPTQSAAASSASSVAESTSQQADSTSLVAADSSAASTQTATTDYSTAAASTSSSSTSEQASTNSTAVAADTAASTNSSSDLTTGSVVSLAVKLANANIPYVWGGASLSGMDCSGLVDYVFQNAEGISLPHYTVSLESCVSQHSVAEAQPGDILFWGNHGSTYHCAIYIGNNQYVAAPQPGQNVEIETISPYFMPSFAGTVIR from the coding sequence ATGGTTAAACGGATCAAAGCTCAGCATCAGCGGCATGGCCGGCAATGGCTGTTGGGAACGGTCAGTGCATTGAGCCTGCTGGCAACGGCTCATGCCAAAGCTGATCAGGTTACCGTTAAAGATGGTGATACTGTTTGGGATCTGGCCAATCAATACCAAACCAGCGTTAAAGCAATTGAAGATGCCAATCCTCATGTTAAAAAAATCAGCAGCAGCGTTGATCTGATCTACGCCGGCCAACAGCTGGAACTGTCAAAAAACAGTACTGTCAGTCAAGCTTCAGCTGTTGATAGCGACTCTTACACGGTCAAAAGCGGCGACACGCTGAGTCAGATCAGTGAACGGCTGCATGTATCGCTTGCCGACCTGGTAAGCTGGAATCATCTGAGCAATCCTGACCAGCTGGTGATTGGTCAGCAGCTGATCGTCAAAGGAACGGCAGCTGCCAGTCAAACGCCAGCTTCAACCTCAGCAGCTGAAAAATCAAATACTGCTGTCAGCGTACCAGCAACGACTAATGCCAGTTCCGTCAGTCAAGCGGTCGTCCAGACAGCACCGGTTGCCTCAGCTGAAACAACCGCCTCAGATAGTGCTGTTTCAATCAATAATGCGGCATCACAGACAAGTCAAGCTGATGAACCGGCAGCTGCCTCAAGTCAAGCTCCTGCAGTGACTTCAGCGCAGAATTTGAACAGCAGCGCTGAACAGTCATCTACAGCAGAATCATCAGAGACGGTATCTGCAGAATCGGCAGCTGCTGATACTGTTTCGGCAGATCCGGTTTCCAGTTTTGATGATCAATCCGCTGCAACAGCGGCTGCAAGCTCAGCTAGTGAAACGGCACCCGTTGAGCAGACTGCTGCATCCAGCACGGCAACGACCGCGGCAGCAATCAGTTCGGCAGATGCAGACAGCGAAAGCGCATCGGCTGAACAGCCAACGCAGTCTGCAGCAGCTTCATCAGCTTCATCAGTTGCAGAATCTACCAGTCAGCAAGCAGATTCGACCAGTCTAGTGGCCGCTGATTCATCAGCAGCAAGTACTCAGACTGCGACTACTGATTATTCCACTGCGGCTGCTTCAACTAGTTCATCTAGTACGTCAGAACAGGCAAGTACCAATAGTACGGCTGTTGCCGCAGACACTGCTGCTTCAACCAACAGCAGCTCAGATCTGACGACTGGCTCAGTAGTGAGTCTGGCGGTTAAGCTGGCCAACGCCAACATTCCATATGTATGGGGCGGGGCTTCGCTTTCCGGAATGGACTGTTCTGGTTTGGTCGACTATGTTTTCCAAAATGCGGAAGGAATCTCGCTGCCACACTATACGGTATCTTTGGAAAGCTGTGTCAGTCAGCACTCAGTTGCTGAAGCTCAGCCAGGTGATATCTTATTCTGGGGCAATCATGGGAGTACCTATCATTGTGCCATCTACATCGGCAACAATCAGTACGTAGCTGCACCACAGCCTGGGCAAAACGTTGAGATTGAGACGATCAGTCCTTACTTTATGCCAAGCTTTGCGGGGACGGTAATCCGCTGA
- a CDS encoding YegS/Rv2252/BmrU family lipid kinase codes for MEYSIIVNPLAGSGRAKKIWQQLQNRLNELNIVYQVVETRYHGHAVDLAARIAHRFASAAATHVVMVVGGDGTLHETLNGLIKANSSLPLAYIPAGSGNDFARGYGLSQDPMTALTQVLDAQHPTPINVGHYYDAIKQEEGYFLNNLGIGFDAAIVSQANASRAKKRLNRWHLGNLSYMSQALGVLYNQEPFETMVQEKNGHHHLFPKTFILIASNHPYIGGGFRIAPDESLQSSTLELLVVERRNWLITFWCLRQFARGKLNHSRFAKCFRASRLHYVTTSLEFAQTDGEEMGSRFMDLTLDTCQYPFWGTSLKEKKFN; via the coding sequence ATGGAGTATTCAATCATTGTTAATCCATTAGCAGGCAGCGGCCGTGCTAAAAAAATCTGGCAGCAGCTGCAGAACCGTCTAAACGAGCTGAATATCGTGTATCAAGTCGTTGAAACCCGCTATCATGGACATGCCGTTGATTTGGCCGCGCGAATTGCTCATCGTTTTGCTTCTGCTGCGGCTACTCATGTCGTAATGGTAGTTGGCGGCGATGGAACCTTGCACGAAACACTCAATGGGCTGATTAAGGCAAATTCGTCATTACCGCTGGCCTATATTCCGGCCGGCAGCGGCAATGACTTTGCTCGCGGCTATGGTCTATCGCAAGATCCAATGACCGCCTTAACGCAGGTATTGGACGCTCAACACCCGACACCGATCAATGTTGGTCATTATTATGATGCGATCAAGCAGGAAGAAGGCTACTTTTTAAACAACCTCGGAATTGGCTTTGATGCTGCCATTGTCAGTCAAGCCAACGCATCAAGAGCAAAAAAACGGCTGAATCGTTGGCATCTGGGCAACTTGTCGTATATGTCGCAGGCTTTGGGCGTTTTATACAATCAAGAGCCCTTTGAGACGATGGTTCAAGAAAAAAACGGTCACCATCACCTTTTCCCTAAAACCTTTATTCTGATTGCCAGCAACCATCCCTACATCGGTGGCGGTTTTAGGATTGCTCCCGATGAATCCCTACAGTCATCAACTTTAGAGCTTTTAGTAGTTGAAAGACGCAATTGGCTGATTACGTTTTGGTGTCTGCGGCAGTTTGCACGCGGCAAGCTGAATCATTCTCGCTTTGCCAAATGCTTCCGTGCATCCAGACTGCATTACGTTACGACCTCACTAGAATTTGCGCAAACCGATGGCGAGGAAATGGGCAGTCGTTTTATGGATCTGACGCTGGATACCTGTCAATATCCGTTTTGGGGCACTTCGCTAAAAGAAAAAAAGTTTAATTAA
- a CDS encoding DNA-directed RNA polymerase subunit epsilon encodes MTFKVYYQPDKTMTPRRENTKSLYLEADSEAAARQLVETKTEYQIEFIELLDEKSLAYEKQNPDFKITEF; translated from the coding sequence ATGACTTTTAAAGTTTACTATCAACCAGATAAAACCATGACTCCTCGACGTGAAAACACCAAGTCGCTTTACTTGGAAGCCGACTCTGAAGCAGCGGCACGTCAGCTTGTGGAAACTAAGACCGAATATCAAATTGAATTCATTGAACTGCTGGATGAAAAGTCTTTGGCATACGAAAAGCAGAATCCAGACTTCAAGATTACCGAATTTTAG
- the def gene encoding peptide deformylase, with protein sequence MFLMKDIVRDPDPVLRKRAAKVEFPLSEDDQKLAKDLMEYLVVSQDPELCEKYKLRAGVGLAAPQVGESKQMAAVLVPGEEADDKPVFKDVIINPVIVSESVQYGALTEGEGCLSVDRDVPGYVPRHDRITLKYQDTTGETHKIRLKHYPAIVCQHEIDHLHGVLFYDHINKEHPFEAPKDTILFD encoded by the coding sequence ATGTTTCTAATGAAAGACATTGTTCGTGATCCCGACCCCGTTCTGCGCAAGCGGGCAGCCAAAGTCGAGTTCCCTCTTTCTGAAGATGACCAAAAATTGGCCAAGGACTTGATGGAATACCTGGTGGTCAGTCAAGATCCTGAACTGTGTGAAAAATATAAGCTGCGAGCCGGCGTCGGGCTGGCGGCTCCGCAAGTCGGCGAATCCAAACAGATGGCCGCTGTCCTGGTTCCTGGTGAAGAGGCAGATGACAAGCCAGTCTTTAAAGACGTTATTATCAATCCAGTAATCGTCAGCGAATCGGTTCAATATGGCGCTTTAACTGAAGGCGAAGGCTGTCTGTCAGTTGATCGTGACGTTCCTGGCTATGTACCGCGTCATGATCGGATTACCTTGAAATACCAAGACACGACTGGTGAAACGCACAAGATCCGGCTCAAGCATTATCCAGCCATCGTCTGCCAACATGAAATCGATCACCTGCATGGGGTCTTGTTCTATGATCACATCAATAAGGAACATCCTTTTGAGGCACCTAAGGATACGATTCTATTCGACTAG
- a CDS encoding UPF0223 family protein: protein MHDKNYSYPLDPSWSTAEIETVIAMFRVVEDAYETGINRQQIMDCYRDFKNVVPAKSEEKRLGKEFAKVTGGYQLYDVVKAAREQKAGQIKLSVK from the coding sequence GTGCACGATAAAAATTATTCCTATCCACTGGATCCTAGTTGGAGTACAGCTGAGATTGAAACCGTGATTGCAATGTTTCGAGTTGTGGAAGATGCTTACGAAACAGGCATCAATCGTCAGCAGATCATGGACTGTTATCGAGATTTTAAGAACGTGGTACCAGCTAAAAGCGAAGAAAAAAGGCTGGGTAAAGAATTTGCCAAGGTGACGGGTGGCTATCAGCTCTATGATGTCGTCAAAGCTGCCCGTGAGCAAAAAGCAGGACAGATCAAGCTAAGTGTAAAATAA
- a CDS encoding inositol monophosphatase family protein encodes MLEQIDQQAQRLMWEVRQQTLQLMTKKFNVAEKTSARDLVTTVDKQNEKMIDERLKAIDPACRIVSEEGFGDQVDDLKGHVWIVDPIDGTMNFVMQKRNFAIMMGLYVDGQPTLGYIMDVVEGTLYHGGKGMGVFANQQRLHTPENKSLADSLMVMNGYLTMNNVHGLQKAARKARGLRMYGSAGIEMIYVLTGCLGAYVSHLHPWDLAAGRVLAEELGLVVKPIDDDHLNVLSSNLVLVATKQAGQDLLTIAE; translated from the coding sequence ATGCTCGAACAAATTGATCAGCAGGCGCAGCGGCTGATGTGGGAAGTCCGTCAGCAAACGCTGCAGCTGATGACCAAAAAATTTAACGTTGCTGAAAAAACCAGTGCCAGGGATCTGGTGACGACTGTCGATAAGCAGAATGAAAAAATGATTGATGAACGGCTCAAAGCAATTGATCCTGCCTGTCGAATCGTCAGTGAGGAAGGCTTTGGCGATCAGGTTGATGATTTAAAGGGGCATGTTTGGATTGTCGATCCGATTGATGGCACGATGAATTTTGTCATGCAAAAACGTAATTTTGCGATTATGATGGGACTATATGTTGATGGTCAGCCAACCCTGGGCTATATCATGGATGTTGTCGAGGGAACGCTCTATCATGGCGGTAAAGGCATGGGAGTATTTGCCAACCAGCAGCGGCTGCATACACCCGAAAACAAATCACTGGCCGATAGTCTGATGGTAATGAATGGGTATTTGACCATGAATAACGTTCATGGTCTGCAAAAAGCCGCTCGCAAAGCACGTGGTCTGAGAATGTATGGCAGTGCCGGCATTGAAATGATCTATGTGCTGACCGGATGCTTAGGTGCATACGTTTCACACCTGCATCCATGGGATTTGGCAGCTGGCCGCGTCTTAGCCGAAGAACTGGGATTAGTTGTGAAACCAATTGACGATGATCATCTCAATGTGTTATCATCTAACCTTGTATTAGTAGCGACAAAGCAAGCTGGTCAAGATCTTTTGACCATCGCTGAATAG